The genomic region CAAAGAGCGCCGCATAGCGCGTACGTCCCACCAAGAACTGCGAATGGTCTTCAAACGACTCGTAAGCATATTTATATCTTCGGAAACACTCGCTTTTAGCATCGTCATCGTGGGTCATTGTTTTTCCACTCCACGAAGCGTGGCATTTGATACCGAAATGGTTATTGCCATAGCGCGCCAGCCTCGCCTGCCCTGAGCCACTCTCCAAAATACCTTGTGCAAGAGTGATGCTGGCAGGAATATTGTAGCGTTGCATCTCCACCATAGCGATTTCTTTATAATCTTCGATGTATTTCTGTGTAACAACAGGGGTAACCTTCAATGCAGGAGCGATTTCTTGGTAATCATCTTCCACAATTGCAGGTCGTGCTATCTTTGAATTGTTAAGCGCTTTGGAACGCTCCGCCATATTGACGTGCGCTGGCTTCTGTCCGCGGTAAATCACTGTGCGAGGCTTGCGCGAAGAAGTTTGATATTGATTAGAACACGCTAAAATTAATAATAGAAGTAGTAGTACCGTACTAAATCTCTTCATCATAACTCAAAATACTTTTGTTTTTCTTTAAACGTTGCTTATTAAACCCTTGAATACCTTGTAGACCTCCGGTATGGATAGCCAATACCTTCGTGCCTTGCTTAAAATAACATTGCTCTGCGAGGGCAAAGATAGCAAAAATCATTTTACCTACATAAATAGGGTCTAAAGGGATTTTTGTTAAACTGTTAAAATTATTTAAAAATTCTATCAGTTCATCATTTACCTTTGCATAGCCTCCAAAATTATAATCGTGTATGAGCTGCCAATTCGTTTTGGTAGTATAACCTTTAATAACTTCCTCTAAAAACTTACCATTGAGTGCGGGAAATCCCAGAACAGTCTGATGGTCAGCACTTGCATTTATAAGCCCTGCGATAGTGCCGCCTGTGCCTACTGCTGTACAGATGACATCGTAGGCTTCGTCTGCCTGAGTGAGGATTTCCTCAGTACCACGAACAGCTAACTCGTTTGTACCTCCCTCAGGCACTATATACACCTCAGAACCATAGCGTTGTCGTAAATCTTCCAGAAACGAAAGCTCTGTCTTGTGTCGATAGGCTTCTCGTGTAACAAAGAGAAACTCCATACCCAAACTTTGTGAAAACTTTAACGTTGGATTAACATTTATTTGGGAAGCCAATTCGTCGCCTCTGATCACTCCAATGGTGCGCATCCCCATTGCCTTACCTGCTGCCGCTGTGGCTGCAATATGGTTAGAATACGCTCCACCAAAAGTAAGTAAAGCCGTTTTCCCTTGCCTCTGCGCTTCAAAAATATTGTATTTGAGCTTGCGTAGCTTATTGCCCGACACATAAGGATGGTTCTTATCCTCACGCTTGATAGTGAGTTCCACCTCACAAGGCAACTCAATGGCTACCTTTTGGTTCTCAATGGCTAAGCCCTCAAATACTAATGGTTTCTCATTATTCATATTACTGACCGCTGACTTCTACTCATATCTCAATGCCTCAACAGGGTCTAACTTCGCTGCTTTCATCGCGGGATAAAGACCTGATATCGTTGCCACTACAAAGGCTATCACAATAGCAATGCATATCACCCCCCACGGAATGGTAAAGTGAAAGTCCACTACCTTCGAGATCGCATAGCCCAAGCTAATACCGAGGATAATCCCCACCAAAGCACCCAATTGCGCAATGATGACCGTCTCGGTGAAGAACTGCCAGGTGATGTTCTTGCGCTTTGCCCCCAACGCCTTGCGTATGCCTATCTCCTTAGTGCGCTCAGTTACCGATACCAGCATAATGTTGAGCAGCGCAATGGACGAACCGAGAATGGTAATCAACCCAATAACGAAACCCGCAATGGTGAGTACGCCCGTAATACTGCCGATGCGTTGCAGCAGGTCGTCGCTGCGCTCAATGCCAAAGTTATTCTCGTCCAACGGTCGCAAATTTCTCAAACTGCGCATCAGCACTGTGGCATCACCGATTACTGCCTCGAGCTTATCTGTACCATCAACGCTTACTTTGATATTAAAATTTGGATTTTCAACGGGGAAAATAGCTCTTGCCAAGCCCAACGGGATGAGTACCTGAAAGTTCTCATAATTACCAAAAGAGGAACTCTGCGATTTGAGTACTCCAATGATCTTAAACTTATACCCACGCACCGAAATCTCCTTGCCCAATGGGTTTATATCCTTGAGAAGCGTTTTCTTAAAATCAGGACCTATCACACAGACATTCAAATCGTTCTGCATATCGAACTCGCCAAAGTTGCGTCCTTCCTCCACTGTCAATCCCGAGTTGGGAATGTAGTATGTATCCACCCCAATGACGTTTGCCAACGGGTCGGTCTTTGCATTTTCGTATTTTACCTCCACTTGGCTCGCTGCATTAAGGCTGATACTCGTATGTGCAAAAGGATTGTCGAGTCGCTGCTTAAATGCTGCTGCCTCGCTGTAAGTGATCATCGGGTGAGGCTTTTGCGTAGTACCGCTACCCTGTGCACGCCGCTCGTCCTGATAGCGACTGATCATAAAAGTATTGGCACCCAAGGTTTCAAAATTGCCTTCGAGCGTATTGCGCAGCGCAGTAATCACGCTCAGTATGCCCACCAATGCCGTAATGCCGATGGCAATAATCAGCACTGTGAGAATAGTGCGTAACAGCTGCCCTTTGATGGACTCCAAGGCAATCTTGATATTTTCACGAATAACGATTAACATAACTCCCTAAAGAATGATGCCGCAAAGGTACGCTAACTTTAGCGAATTACCAAATATTTTAGTGGAAACTATAGGCGGAAGTGATAAGTACATCGCCTTTTAAGGAATATTATTATAGGAGAAAATAAGGTCATTTTGCTTGTATATTTTTAACGTGATCGCTTTTTATAGTTTTAATTTCTAATACATTAGGAAATACAGTATTTGCCTTTACCTGAAAACTACCTGACTTTGTCCGTAGATCATCCGTATATTCTCCGTATTGCATCCGTATATATGGCGTCAGATTTTTGTTCTGTTGATAGGCTTAGATCCTTTTGTTTTATATTTATAGAGGAAAATAAAGTACTACAATGGTGAGATAAATATTTGTAAATCTTATTCTTAAATGTTCGTTCATCATACTTAGAAGCATATTCTAATAAAAAAGTTTAAGAAATATTTGTTTGTTTAAACTATATTTTGTTATTTTGCGGTGTATTTTTTAAATAATTAAAATTCAATATGGATTTAAAAACTTTAGAACAACAGTATAAGCAGGAACTCTTGGAGAGTGTGGTTCCGTTTTGGCTCGAAAAGTCACAGGATAAGGAGTTTGGCGGCTATTTTACGTGTTTGGACAGACGGGGGGAGGTGTATGATACGGATAAGTTTATTTGGTTGCAGGCGCGTGAGGTGTGGCTCTTTGCGATGCTTTACAACAAGGTTGAGCGGCGACAGGAGTGGCTTGATTGTGCCATTCAGGGGGCGGAGTTTCTGAAAAAGAAAGGCCACGATGGGCAACTAAATTGGTATTTTTCTTTGGATAGAGAGGGCAATCCGCTGGTAGACCCTTATAATATCTTCTCCTATACGTTTGCAACAATGGCATTTGGTCAGCTGAGTGTGGCGACAGGCAATAAGGAGTATGCAGAGATCGCTAAGAAGACTTTTGATATTATCCTCAGCAAGACGGATAACCCTAAGGGTAAGTGGAGCAAGGCGCACGCAGGTAGTCGCGCCCTGAAGAACTTTGCCCTCCCAATGATATTGTGTAATCTGGCGTTAGAGATTGAGCCGCTGCTCGATAAGACGTTCTTAGAACGCACCATCAATACGTGTGTGCACGAGGTGATGGACGTGTTTTTGCGCCCTGAGCTGGGGGGTATCATCGTAGAAAATGTGCATTTAGACGGCTCGCTATCGGATACGTTTGACGGCAGACTCGTAAACCCTGGGCACGCCATTGAGGCGATGTGGTTCACGATGGACTTGGGGGTACGCCTCAGTAGGCCTGAGCTCATACAAAAGGCAGTGGAGACGACCCTTGTGATGCTCAATTACGGTTGGGATAAAGAGCACGGGGGTATCTTCTACTTTATGGATAGACTGGGGCGACCTACGCAGCAATTGGAATGGGATCAGAAGTTGTGGTGGGTGCATATTGAGACGCTCATTTCGCTCATCAAGGGCTATCAGCTCACGGGTAATGCGGACTGTTTGCAGTGGTTCGAGAAGGTGCATACCTATACGTGGGAGCACTTCAAAGATCCTGAGTATCCTGAGTGGTGGGGCTATCTCAATCGCCAAGGGGAGGTGTTGTTAGACCTCAAAGGCGGTAAGTGGAAAGGCTGTTTCCACGTGCCGAGAGGCTTGTATCAGGTGTGGCAAGTGCTTGCATCGGTTAATAGGGGATAATGGATGATGAATAATAAACAAGATTTATGCAAGAGATTATGCACTATACTCTTTGCTTTGTGTGCCATTGGTTGTAAATCACATAAAAATATAACGATGAAAATGACTATAGAGACGCTCGCAACAGCGGGCTTAGAAGGCAACCTCAGCAAAGGGGTGTCGGCTGCTTATGCAGCGGTGTTAGGCGACCAGCTTATAGTGGCTGGGGGTTGTAACTTCCCTGACAAGTTGGGCTTTGAGGGCGGAAAGAAGGTGTTTTATAACGATATTGTGCGCTATGATGCGCAGCATAAGCGTTGGGAGAAGGTAGGCGAACTGCCTGAGGCAGCAGCGTATGGGGTCTCGGTGCAATTGGCAGAGGACACTGCTTTATGGGTAGGCGGCACAGGTGATAAAGGCTCAATGAGCAGTTGCTACAAAGTGCACTTGGGCAAGACAAATGGTAAAGAAGGGCAAGTGATTTTAGAGGCATTCCCTTCGCTACCTGTAACGTTAGACAACTTTGCGGGGGTAAGTGTTGGCAGTAAGGTATTCGTAGTGGGAGGAGCTGCCGATGGGAAGTCCTCTAATGCGTTATACACTATTAACCCTGATAAAGATACGGCGTGGAGGCGTCTCGCTGATTTTACTAGTGTGGCACGTGTGCAGCCTGTACTTACAGCGGGTTATCATAAAGGGCGCAAGGTGCTTTACTTGCTCGGTGGCTTCTTTTGGGGAGGTGATACCGATAAGCCAGAGATGGCTACTGAGGTGCTTTGTTATGATATAGAGGCAGGTACGTGGAGCGTAGTTGGTGAAACAAAAGACCCTGAGAGTGGAGAGTA from Capnocytophaga haemolytica harbors:
- a CDS encoding glucosaminidase domain-containing protein, whose product is MMKRFSTVLLLLLLILACSNQYQTSSRKPRTVIYRGQKPAHVNMAERSKALNNSKIARPAIVEDDYQEIAPALKVTPVVTQKYIEDYKEIAMVEMQRYNIPASITLAQGILESGSGQARLARYGNNHFGIKCHASWSGKTMTHDDDAKSECFRRYKYAYESFEDHSQFLVGRTRYAALFELDPTDYEAWAHGLRKAGYATDPTYARKLIALIKQFNLHQYDTQVIAQSGGVKKNPNSTIAVAQKIDSTAEKEARKPVINPQVVKATPTKPTPKPTTPSQKAAPVLNTLPTQMTVPSAATTKAETIAQGYYQVQAGDTLYKISREQQVPVQQLMALNNFDDVTSANLRIGQQIRLN
- a CDS encoding 1-aminocyclopropane-1-carboxylate deaminase/D-cysteine desulfhydrase, coding for MNNEKPLVFEGLAIENQKVAIELPCEVELTIKREDKNHPYVSGNKLRKLKYNIFEAQRQGKTALLTFGGAYSNHIAATAAAGKAMGMRTIGVIRGDELASQINVNPTLKFSQSLGMEFLFVTREAYRHKTELSFLEDLRQRYGSEVYIVPEGGTNELAVRGTEEILTQADEAYDVICTAVGTGGTIAGLINASADHQTVLGFPALNGKFLEEVIKGYTTKTNWQLIHDYNFGGYAKVNDELIEFLNNFNSLTKIPLDPIYVGKMIFAIFALAEQCYFKQGTKVLAIHTGGLQGIQGFNKQRLKKNKSILSYDEEI
- a CDS encoding ABC transporter permease, which gives rise to MLIVIRENIKIALESIKGQLLRTILTVLIIAIGITALVGILSVITALRNTLEGNFETLGANTFMISRYQDERRAQGSGTTQKPHPMITYSEAAAFKQRLDNPFAHTSISLNAASQVEVKYENAKTDPLANVIGVDTYYIPNSGLTVEEGRNFGEFDMQNDLNVCVIGPDFKKTLLKDINPLGKEISVRGYKFKIIGVLKSQSSSFGNYENFQVLIPLGLARAIFPVENPNFNIKVSVDGTDKLEAVIGDATVLMRSLRNLRPLDENNFGIERSDDLLQRIGSITGVLTIAGFVIGLITILGSSIALLNIMLVSVTERTKEIGIRKALGAKRKNITWQFFTETVIIAQLGALVGIILGISLGYAISKVVDFHFTIPWGVICIAIVIAFVVATISGLYPAMKAAKLDPVEALRYE
- a CDS encoding AGE family epimerase/isomerase, with translation MDLKTLEQQYKQELLESVVPFWLEKSQDKEFGGYFTCLDRRGEVYDTDKFIWLQAREVWLFAMLYNKVERRQEWLDCAIQGAEFLKKKGHDGQLNWYFSLDREGNPLVDPYNIFSYTFATMAFGQLSVATGNKEYAEIAKKTFDIILSKTDNPKGKWSKAHAGSRALKNFALPMILCNLALEIEPLLDKTFLERTINTCVHEVMDVFLRPELGGIIVENVHLDGSLSDTFDGRLVNPGHAIEAMWFTMDLGVRLSRPELIQKAVETTLVMLNYGWDKEHGGIFYFMDRLGRPTQQLEWDQKLWWVHIETLISLIKGYQLTGNADCLQWFEKVHTYTWEHFKDPEYPEWWGYLNRQGEVLLDLKGGKWKGCFHVPRGLYQVWQVLASVNRG
- a CDS encoding cyclically-permuted mutarotase family protein — protein: MKMTIETLATAGLEGNLSKGVSAAYAAVLGDQLIVAGGCNFPDKLGFEGGKKVFYNDIVRYDAQHKRWEKVGELPEAAAYGVSVQLAEDTALWVGGTGDKGSMSSCYKVHLGKTNGKEGQVILEAFPSLPVTLDNFAGVSVGSKVFVVGGAADGKSSNALYTINPDKDTAWRRLADFTSVARVQPVLTAGYHKGRKVLYLLGGFFWGGDTDKPEMATEVLCYDIEAGTWSVVGETKDPESGEYFSLTGATARQDGRYIACFGGVNHDVFIKAITDLWKLAHNKQLSEEERKAKTQAYMQEYMTRKTEDYRFNKMLRLFDTEKSIWHNAGEYPELARAGATLIEGADECFYLIQGELRPGVRSNQTFRCKMENKER